In Kineococcus sp. NBC_00420, a single genomic region encodes these proteins:
- a CDS encoding AAA family ATPase: MGVRNVLVEGVSGSGKTSVCRELQRRGHHAVNGDTELAYQGDPVTGEPTTGHTHDHHLWRVDAVRVLVADRSTPATFFCGGSRNHATFLDLFDAVVVLDLDRATLIARLAARDDEFGGRPEERELVLRVHATGEDLPRDAVRIDATAPLSRVVDEILRHAG; this comes from the coding sequence GTGGGTGTCCGCAACGTCCTCGTCGAAGGGGTCTCCGGCAGCGGCAAGACCTCGGTCTGCCGGGAGTTGCAGCGGCGCGGTCACCACGCCGTCAACGGCGACACCGAACTCGCGTACCAGGGGGACCCGGTAACCGGTGAGCCCACGACCGGTCACACCCACGACCACCACCTGTGGCGGGTGGACGCCGTACGGGTGCTGGTCGCGGACCGGAGCACCCCGGCCACCTTCTTCTGCGGGGGCTCGCGCAACCACGCGACGTTCCTCGACCTCTTCGACGCCGTCGTCGTCCTCGACCTCGACCGCGCGACCCTGATCGCCCGCCTCGCCGCGCGCGACGACGAGTTCGGCGGGCGGCCCGAGGAGCGCGAGCTCGTCCTGCGGGTGCACGCCACCGGGGAGGATCTGCCGCGCGACGCCGTCCGGATCGACGCGACGGCCCCGCTGTCGCGGGTCGTCGACGAGATCCTCCGCCACGCCGGCTGA
- the wecB gene encoding non-hydrolyzing UDP-N-acetylglucosamine 2-epimerase, which yields MATPTMSSADLPAPERPRGLRRPLGFPVGEDAPGPVAVVLGTRPEAIKLADVVRRLGGAGLLVHTGQHHDAAMWSDVTAQLGFATTPLGLGVGGTSRGHQLGAAVAALDATFARHRPSCVVVQGDTTAALAGALAANAADLPLVHVEAGLRSFDRRTPEEHHRVTIDHLADLCCAPTPAAVAHLRAEGISDDRILLTGNTVVESVQQLLPAQEEQDRILAGLGIRGDHLLLTLHQPENVDNPAVLRQVLAELRGVVAEGLQVVFPAHPRTLDRLRGNGLGDLLEAFTTIAPQPPAEFLTLLDRARLVVSDSGGVQEEVSVLKKRLLVLRRSTERPEVLGTFATLVPGGLRLGAAVRSALAEDPRALLDVPSPYGDGSASRVIVESIVKLVAPY from the coding sequence GTGGCCACCCCGACGATGAGCTCCGCCGACCTCCCCGCGCCCGAGCGTCCGCGGGGCCTGCGGCGACCGCTCGGGTTCCCCGTCGGCGAGGACGCTCCCGGCCCGGTCGCCGTCGTGCTCGGTACCCGCCCGGAGGCGATCAAGCTCGCCGACGTGGTGCGCCGGCTCGGCGGGGCCGGACTGCTCGTGCACACCGGCCAGCACCACGACGCCGCGATGTGGTCCGACGTCACGGCCCAGCTCGGCTTCGCCACCACCCCGCTCGGTCTGGGCGTGGGCGGGACCTCGCGCGGTCACCAGCTGGGGGCGGCGGTGGCCGCGCTCGACGCCACCTTCGCGCGGCACCGGCCCTCCTGCGTCGTCGTGCAGGGCGACACGACGGCCGCCCTGGCGGGCGCGCTGGCCGCGAACGCCGCCGACCTGCCGCTCGTGCACGTCGAGGCCGGTCTGCGCAGCTTCGACCGGCGGACGCCCGAGGAGCACCACCGCGTCACCATCGACCACCTGGCCGACCTCTGCTGCGCCCCGACCCCGGCCGCCGTCGCGCACCTGCGCGCCGAGGGGATCTCCGACGACCGGATCCTGCTGACCGGGAACACCGTGGTGGAGTCCGTCCAGCAGCTGCTGCCGGCGCAGGAGGAGCAGGACCGGATCCTCGCCGGCCTCGGGATCCGCGGCGACCACCTCCTCCTGACGCTCCACCAGCCGGAGAACGTCGACAACCCGGCCGTCCTGCGTCAGGTCCTCGCCGAACTGCGCGGCGTCGTCGCCGAGGGCCTGCAGGTCGTCTTCCCGGCCCACCCGCGAACGCTGGACCGCCTGCGCGGCAACGGCCTCGGTGACCTCCTCGAGGCCTTCACGACCATCGCGCCGCAGCCGCCGGCGGAGTTCCTGACGCTGCTGGACCGGGCGCGCCTCGTGGTCTCCGACTCCGGCGGCGTGCAGGAGGAGGTCAGCGTCCTGAAGAAGCGGCTGCTCGTGCTGCGCCGGTCCACCGAACGTCCGGAGGTGCTGGGGACCTTCGCCACGCTGGTCCCGGGCGGGTTGCGCCTGGGTGCCGCGGTGCGTTCCGCGCTGGCCGAGGACCCGCGCGCGCTGCTGGACGTTCCCTCGCCCTACGGCGACGGGTCGGCCAGCCGGGTCATCGTCGAGTCGATCGTCAAGCTGGTCGCTCCCTACTGA
- the uvrC gene encoding excinuclease ABC subunit UvrC, which produces MPDPATYRPKPGEIPLDPGVYRFRDPQGRVIYVGKAKNLRARLSNYFQDLSALHPRTMTMVTTAASVEWTVVTTEVEALQLEYSWIKEFDPRFNVKYRDDKSYPYLAVTMGEDVPRVQVMRGAKRKGTRYFGPYTHAWAIRETVDLLLRVFPVRTCSTGVYKRAGQVGRPCLLGYIDKCSAPCVGKISPEDHQALAQDFCDFMAGNTQKFVRRTEREMKAAAADLDYERAARLRDDLGALDKALEKSAVVLPDATDADVFAIADDELEAAVQVFHVRGGRVRGQRGWISEKVEDVGTPELVEQLLLQVYGGETGDGVPREVLVPELPATVESDVEDWLSELRGSRVDLRVPQRGDKRALMETVQRNASQALVLHKTRRGGDLTTRSQALQELQEALGLDEAPLRIECYDVSHTQETNVVASMVVFEDGLPKKSDYRRFAVRGDEGGVDDTRAMREVLTRRFRRLRSDEADDARITETDDGAEIETSAPVSGEVLAGIDPDTGRPRRFSYAPNLVVVDGGQPQVEAAARALADVGIVDVALCGLAKRLEEVWLPGEAHPIVLPRTSPGLFLLQRVRDEAHRFAITYHRSKRSKAMTTSALDGVPGLGQARKTALLRHFGSVKKLRAASAEEVAAVPGMGPRTAQAVVEALQGGGTQAVDTAAQPAVNTATGELLD; this is translated from the coding sequence GTGCCCGACCCCGCCACCTACCGCCCCAAGCCGGGGGAGATCCCGCTCGATCCCGGGGTGTACCGCTTCCGCGACCCCCAGGGCCGCGTGATCTACGTCGGCAAGGCCAAGAACCTGCGCGCCCGGCTCTCCAACTACTTCCAGGACCTCTCGGCCCTGCACCCGCGCACGATGACGATGGTCACCACCGCCGCCAGCGTCGAGTGGACCGTGGTCACCACCGAGGTCGAGGCCCTGCAGCTGGAGTACTCCTGGATCAAGGAGTTCGACCCGCGCTTCAACGTCAAGTACCGCGACGACAAGTCCTACCCCTACCTCGCCGTCACCATGGGCGAGGACGTCCCCCGGGTCCAGGTCATGCGCGGGGCCAAGCGCAAGGGCACCCGCTACTTCGGCCCCTACACCCACGCCTGGGCCATCCGCGAGACGGTCGACCTGCTGCTGCGCGTCTTCCCCGTCCGCACCTGCTCCACCGGCGTCTACAAGCGTGCCGGTCAGGTCGGACGCCCCTGCCTGCTCGGCTACATCGACAAGTGCTCCGCCCCCTGCGTCGGCAAGATCAGCCCCGAGGACCACCAGGCCCTCGCCCAGGACTTCTGCGACTTCATGGCCGGCAACACCCAGAAGTTCGTCCGCCGCACCGAACGCGAGATGAAGGCCGCCGCCGCCGACCTCGACTACGAACGCGCCGCCCGGCTGCGCGACGACCTCGGCGCCCTCGACAAGGCCCTGGAGAAGTCCGCCGTCGTCCTGCCCGACGCCACCGACGCCGACGTCTTCGCCATCGCCGACGACGAGCTCGAAGCCGCCGTCCAGGTCTTCCACGTCCGCGGCGGCCGGGTCCGGGGCCAGCGCGGCTGGATCTCCGAGAAGGTCGAGGACGTCGGCACCCCCGAACTCGTCGAACAGCTCCTGCTCCAGGTCTACGGCGGCGAGACCGGCGACGGCGTCCCCCGCGAGGTCCTCGTCCCCGAACTGCCCGCCACCGTCGAGAGCGACGTCGAGGACTGGCTCTCCGAACTGCGCGGCTCCCGGGTGGACCTGCGGGTGCCCCAGCGCGGGGACAAGCGCGCCCTGATGGAGACGGTGCAGCGCAACGCCTCCCAGGCCCTCGTCCTGCACAAGACCCGCCGCGGCGGGGACCTCACCACCCGCAGCCAGGCGCTGCAGGAGCTCCAGGAGGCCCTCGGCCTCGACGAGGCCCCGCTGCGCATCGAGTGCTACGACGTCTCCCACACCCAGGAGACCAACGTCGTCGCCTCGATGGTCGTCTTCGAGGACGGCCTGCCCAAGAAGTCCGACTACCGCCGCTTCGCCGTCCGCGGCGACGAGGGCGGCGTCGACGACACCCGCGCCATGCGCGAGGTCCTCACCCGCCGCTTCCGCCGGCTGCGCAGCGACGAGGCCGACGACGCCCGCATCACCGAGACCGACGACGGCGCCGAGATCGAGACCTCCGCCCCGGTCAGCGGGGAGGTCCTCGCCGGCATCGACCCCGACACCGGCCGCCCCCGCCGCTTCTCCTACGCCCCCAACCTCGTCGTCGTCGACGGCGGCCAGCCCCAGGTCGAGGCCGCCGCCCGGGCGCTCGCGGACGTCGGGATCGTCGACGTCGCGCTCTGCGGCCTGGCCAAGCGCCTCGAGGAGGTCTGGCTGCCGGGGGAGGCGCACCCGATCGTGCTGCCCCGCACCAGTCCCGGGTTGTTCCTGCTGCAACGGGTCCGCGACGAGGCGCACCGCTTCGCCATCACCTACCACCGCTCCAAGCGCAGCAAGGCGATGACGACCAGCGCCCTCGACGGCGTCCCCGGCCTCGGTCAGGCCCGCAAGACGGCGCTGCTGCGCCACTTCGGGTCGGTGAAGAAGCTCCGTGCCGCCTCCGCCGAGGAGGTCGCGGCCGTCCCCGGCATGGGACCGCGCACGGCGCAGGCCGTCGTCGAGGCGTTGCAGGGCGGCGGGACCCAGGCGGTCGACACCGCGGCGCAGCCCGCGGTCAACACGGCCACGGGGGAGCTCCTCGACTGA
- a CDS encoding ABC transporter substrate-binding protein, with amino-acid sequence MPAPLSRSRALTATLVLAATLPVLAGCGGDASATAPASTAAVDLPLLTPGTLTVATDATYAPMESMNGTAFTGADIDVVTDLAQRMGLKVTFVQTGFDDLIDTVGAHRADLVVSSMTDRAARQEKVDFVDYFIAGSQAIAAAGNPLGLAAPDTWCGHTAAVNSGTTNGDLVAAQSALCTAAGKPAVAIVDVPNGKSADRVAAGAADFGVEDYPSAVDLVTTSSGALSLAGDPLQAAPYGLGFAKDRSDLRDAVQVALQQSIAAGRYDEILKAHGLEAAALRTTAINGGA; translated from the coding sequence GTGCCCGCACCGCTGTCCCGATCCCGGGCGCTCACCGCCACGCTCGTCCTCGCGGCGACCCTGCCGGTCCTGGCCGGCTGCGGGGGAGACGCCTCCGCCACCGCCCCCGCGTCGACGGCCGCGGTCGACCTCCCCCTGCTCACGCCCGGGACGCTCACGGTGGCCACCGACGCCACCTACGCCCCGATGGAGTCGATGAACGGCACCGCGTTCACCGGCGCCGACATCGACGTGGTCACCGACCTGGCCCAGCGGATGGGCCTGAAGGTGACCTTCGTCCAGACCGGCTTCGACGACCTCATCGACACCGTCGGCGCGCACCGGGCCGACCTCGTCGTCTCCTCGATGACCGACCGCGCCGCCCGCCAGGAGAAGGTGGACTTCGTCGACTACTTCATCGCCGGCAGCCAGGCCATCGCCGCGGCCGGGAACCCCCTCGGCCTGGCCGCGCCCGACACCTGGTGCGGGCACACCGCGGCCGTCAACTCCGGTACCACCAACGGCGACCTCGTCGCCGCGCAGTCCGCGCTCTGCACCGCCGCCGGGAAACCCGCCGTGGCGATCGTCGACGTCCCCAACGGCAAGAGCGCGGACCGGGTCGCGGCGGGTGCCGCCGACTTCGGTGTCGAGGACTACCCCTCGGCCGTCGACCTCGTCACCACCTCGAGCGGGGCGCTCTCCCTGGCCGGGGACCCGTTGCAGGCGGCGCCCTACGGCCTGGGGTTCGCCAAGGACCGCAGTGACCTGCGCGACGCCGTCCAGGTCGCCCTCCAGCAGTCCATCGCCGCCGGCCGCTACGACGAGATTCTCAAGGCCCACGGCCTCGAGGCCGCCGCCCTGCGCACCACCGCGATCAACGGCGGCGCCTGA
- a CDS encoding protoporphyrinogen/coproporphyrinogen oxidase, whose product MSALVVEGVTGRAGTDQPVVVIGAGPAGLAAAEHLLDAGAQVVVVDGAPEVGGLSRSIELWGHRFDLGPHSFRSDAHPESVTRWLDLAGAVGGVERTRARRSAVWRGRVVGFPPRPGQVLRTVGAGATARAAGARLAATLNRREPRTPVDAYQALVASHGRAVVEELLAPYTRKYLGAHPRDLSPAFADELQGTRRAGERPVELLTPSEGTGAVWDELARRLRARGARILLGTTVTGLSATDGRVTAVRVRDTSAEFSIAARAVVSSVPAPVLVRWLPGTTAPSGPSLRSRDTYLVHLLLDGDVGQDSHHVTACDESLRVGRLSNTRVWRPAAFRDEPRTVLCAEFWSSGDDDLSARTDHELAQLAIAELPAFGVDRGVRVLDHDVLRLPRSVPVPTRGAEAARAQLDVQLDAFSNLARVGRHGRHDGIGPEDALLAGRSISAHVLTTV is encoded by the coding sequence GTGAGCGCGCTCGTCGTGGAGGGTGTGACCGGCCGCGCCGGCACCGACCAGCCGGTTGTCGTCATCGGGGCCGGTCCCGCGGGGCTGGCCGCCGCCGAGCACCTGCTGGACGCCGGGGCCCAGGTCGTGGTCGTGGACGGCGCCCCCGAGGTCGGTGGTCTGTCCCGCTCGATCGAGTTGTGGGGCCACCGCTTCGACCTCGGCCCGCACAGCTTCCGCTCCGACGCCCACCCGGAGTCGGTGACCCGGTGGCTGGACCTCGCCGGCGCCGTCGGCGGGGTGGAACGCACCCGGGCGCGGCGATCCGCCGTCTGGCGCGGACGCGTCGTGGGTTTCCCGCCCCGTCCCGGTCAGGTCCTGCGCACCGTCGGCGCCGGAGCCACGGCCCGCGCCGCCGGTGCCCGCCTCGCCGCGACGCTGAACCGCCGCGAACCCCGCACCCCCGTCGACGCCTACCAGGCGCTCGTCGCCAGCCACGGCCGCGCCGTCGTCGAGGAACTCCTCGCCCCCTACACGCGCAAGTACCTCGGGGCCCACCCCCGCGACCTGTCCCCGGCCTTCGCCGACGAGCTGCAGGGCACCCGCCGCGCCGGGGAGCGACCCGTCGAACTCCTCACCCCGAGCGAGGGGACCGGCGCCGTCTGGGACGAGCTGGCCCGTCGGCTGCGCGCCCGCGGCGCCCGGATCCTGCTCGGCACCACCGTGACCGGACTGAGCGCCACCGACGGCCGGGTCACCGCCGTCCGGGTGCGTGACACCTCGGCCGAGTTCTCGATCGCCGCCCGTGCCGTGGTCTCCAGCGTCCCCGCGCCCGTGCTGGTGCGGTGGCTCCCCGGTACCACCGCCCCGAGCGGCCCGTCGCTGCGCAGCCGCGACACCTACCTCGTCCACCTGCTCCTCGACGGTGACGTCGGCCAGGACAGCCACCACGTCACCGCCTGCGACGAGTCGCTGCGCGTCGGGCGCCTCTCCAACACCCGGGTCTGGCGGCCCGCCGCGTTCCGCGACGAACCCCGGACCGTCCTCTGCGCGGAGTTCTGGAGCTCCGGCGACGACGACCTGTCGGCCCGGACCGACCACGAGCTCGCCCAGCTCGCCATCGCGGAACTCCCCGCCTTCGGGGTGGACCGCGGTGTCCGCGTCCTCGACCACGACGTGCTCCGCCTGCCGCGCAGCGTGCCCGTGCCGACCCGCGGCGCCGAAGCGGCTCGCGCGCAGCTCGACGTCCAGCTCGACGCGTTCTCCAACCTCGCCCGGGTCGGACGCCACGGGCGCCACGACGGGATCGGGCCGGAGGACGCGCTGCTCGCGGGCCGCAGCATCAGCGCGCACGTCCTCACCACCGTCTGA
- a CDS encoding Smr/MutS family protein — protein sequence MLSLDLHPVFRSGRDIDNALRTFLLRAAASGGPQAEIVCGKGSGQLRERVLTFLTQPHVRRLHAGAAPDPHNPGRVLVRFERAVGRPVSRPVSRERPA from the coding sequence GTGCTCTCCCTCGACCTGCACCCCGTCTTCCGCAGCGGCCGCGACATTGACAACGCCCTGCGCACGTTCCTGCTGCGGGCCGCCGCGAGCGGCGGACCGCAGGCGGAGATCGTGTGTGGCAAGGGGTCCGGGCAGCTGCGTGAGCGGGTGCTGACGTTCCTGACCCAGCCCCACGTCCGCCGGTTGCACGCGGGCGCGGCGCCCGACCCGCACAACCCGGGTCGGGTCCTGGTGCGCTTCGAGCGCGCGGTCGGTCGTCCGGTCAGTCGTCCGGTCAGTAGGGAGCGACCAGCTTGA
- the uvrA gene encoding excinuclease ABC subunit UvrA, which produces MTSARVANDRLVVRGAREHNLKNVSVDLPRDSLVVFTGLSGSGKSSLAFDTIFAEGQRRYVESLSAYARQFLGQMDKPDVDFIEGLSPAVSIDQKSTSRNPRSTVGTITEVYDYLRLLYARAGRPHCPVCGEPIGRQTPQQIVDQLLEMAEGTRFQVLAPMVRDRKGEYADLFRELQTKGFARARVDGEVVALDNPPTLQKKLKHTIEVIVDRLVLKDGVKRRLTDSVETALVLSAGLLVVDLVDVEGPEGERRFSEKMACPNEHPLDIDDIEPRSFSFNAPFGACPECTGIGTQLEVDPELVVPDEDLSLNEGAIAPWASSSADYFQRLMTALAADLTFSMDVPWRALPKRAKDALLRGKDHEVHVRYKNRWGRERSYSTGFEGVVDFIKRRHGETESDMSKERYEGYMRETPCPVCHGARLKPSILAVKVGDRSISEVCAMPLDECSTFLNALQLSTREKRIAAQVLKEIQARLGFLLDVGLDYLSLDRPAGTLSGGEAQRIRLATQIGSGLVGVLYVLDEPSIGLHQRDNRRLIDTLTRLRDLGNTLIVVEHDEDTVRVADWIVDFGPGAGERGGEVVHSGDFKGLLENPRSLTGQYLSGARAIEVPEQRRPIDPARKLVVTGARQNNLQDVTVEFPLGCLVGVTGVSGSGKSTLVNDILYTVLANQLNGARRVPGRHKAVKGLEHLDKVVHVDQSPIGRTPRSNPATYTGVFDHIRKLFASAPEAKLRGYQAGRFSFNVKGGRCEACSGDGTLKIEMNFLPDVYVPCEVCHGARYNRETLEVHFKGKTIAEVLDMPIEEAKDFFAAVPAISRFMTTLTEVGLGYVRLGQPATTLSGGEAQRVKLASELQKRSNGRTIYVLDEPTTGLHFEDIRRLLGVVQGLVDKGNSVLVIEHNLDVIKSADWLVDMGPEGGNGGGKVVAEGTPEDVAANPDSYTGQFLAEVLKTPTAATTTSRRRARVS; this is translated from the coding sequence GTGACCTCCGCCCGGGTGGCCAACGACCGTCTCGTCGTGCGCGGTGCCCGTGAGCACAACCTGAAGAACGTCTCCGTCGACCTGCCCCGGGACAGCCTCGTCGTCTTCACGGGCCTCTCGGGTTCGGGCAAGTCCTCGTTGGCCTTCGACACGATCTTCGCCGAGGGACAGCGCCGCTACGTCGAGTCGCTCTCGGCCTACGCCCGCCAGTTCCTGGGCCAGATGGACAAGCCCGACGTCGACTTCATCGAGGGGCTCTCCCCGGCCGTCTCGATCGACCAGAAGTCGACCTCGCGCAACCCCCGCTCCACCGTCGGCACGATCACCGAGGTCTACGACTACCTCCGTCTGCTCTACGCCCGCGCCGGACGTCCGCACTGCCCCGTCTGCGGGGAGCCGATCGGACGCCAGACCCCGCAGCAGATCGTCGACCAGCTGCTGGAGATGGCCGAGGGCACCCGCTTCCAGGTCCTCGCCCCGATGGTGCGCGACCGCAAGGGCGAGTACGCCGACCTCTTCCGCGAGCTGCAGACCAAGGGCTTCGCCCGCGCCCGCGTCGACGGCGAGGTCGTGGCCCTCGACAACCCGCCGACGCTGCAGAAGAAGCTCAAGCACACCATCGAGGTCATCGTCGACCGCCTCGTCCTCAAGGACGGGGTGAAGCGGCGCCTCACCGACTCCGTCGAGACGGCCCTCGTCCTCTCCGCCGGACTGCTGGTCGTGGACCTCGTCGACGTCGAGGGCCCCGAGGGGGAGCGTCGCTTCTCCGAGAAGATGGCCTGCCCCAACGAGCACCCGCTGGACATCGACGACATCGAACCGCGGAGCTTCTCCTTCAACGCCCCCTTCGGCGCCTGCCCGGAGTGCACCGGCATCGGCACCCAGCTCGAGGTCGACCCCGAGCTCGTCGTCCCCGACGAGGACCTCTCGCTCAACGAGGGCGCCATCGCGCCCTGGGCCAGCAGTTCCGCCGACTACTTCCAGCGGCTCATGACGGCGCTCGCGGCCGACCTCACCTTCTCGATGGACGTCCCGTGGCGGGCCCTGCCCAAGCGCGCCAAGGACGCGTTGCTGCGCGGCAAGGACCACGAGGTCCACGTCCGCTACAAGAACCGCTGGGGGCGCGAACGCTCGTACTCCACCGGCTTCGAGGGCGTCGTCGACTTCATCAAGCGCCGCCACGGCGAGACCGAGTCGGACATGAGCAAGGAGCGCTACGAGGGCTACATGCGCGAGACGCCGTGCCCGGTGTGCCACGGGGCCCGGCTCAAGCCCTCGATCCTCGCGGTGAAGGTCGGCGACCGCTCGATCTCCGAGGTCTGCGCGATGCCGCTCGACGAGTGCTCGACCTTCCTCAACGCCCTGCAGCTCTCGACGCGGGAGAAGCGGATCGCCGCGCAGGTCCTCAAGGAGATCCAGGCCCGGCTGGGGTTCCTCCTCGACGTCGGCCTCGACTACCTCTCGCTCGACCGCCCGGCGGGCACGCTCTCGGGCGGGGAGGCCCAGCGCATCCGGCTCGCGACGCAGATCGGTTCCGGCCTCGTGGGCGTCCTCTACGTCCTCGACGAGCCGAGCATCGGGCTGCACCAGCGCGACAACCGCCGCCTCATCGACACCCTGACCCGACTGCGCGACCTGGGCAACACCCTCATCGTCGTCGAGCACGACGAGGACACCGTCCGGGTGGCCGACTGGATCGTGGACTTCGGTCCGGGGGCGGGGGAGCGCGGTGGGGAGGTCGTGCACTCGGGCGACTTCAAGGGCCTGCTGGAGAACCCGCGCTCGCTCACCGGGCAGTACCTCTCCGGGGCCCGGGCCATCGAGGTCCCCGAGCAGCGCCGCCCGATCGACCCGGCCCGCAAGCTCGTGGTGACGGGGGCACGGCAGAACAACCTGCAGGACGTCACGGTCGAGTTCCCGCTGGGCTGCCTGGTCGGTGTGACGGGGGTGTCGGGGTCGGGGAAGTCGACCCTGGTCAACGACATCCTCTACACGGTCCTGGCCAACCAGCTCAACGGTGCCCGCCGGGTCCCGGGGCGGCACAAGGCCGTCAAGGGACTCGAGCACCTCGACAAGGTCGTGCACGTCGACCAGAGCCCGATCGGGCGCACGCCGCGCTCCAACCCGGCCACCTACACCGGTGTCTTCGACCACATCCGCAAGTTGTTCGCCTCCGCCCCGGAGGCCAAGCTGCGCGGCTACCAGGCCGGCCGGTTCTCCTTCAACGTCAAGGGCGGCCGCTGCGAGGCGTGCTCCGGCGACGGGACGCTGAAGATCGAGATGAACTTCCTCCCCGACGTCTACGTCCCGTGCGAGGTCTGCCACGGTGCGCGCTACAACCGCGAGACCCTCGAGGTGCACTTCAAGGGCAAGACCATCGCCGAGGTCCTCGACATGCCCATCGAGGAGGCCAAGGACTTCTTCGCGGCCGTCCCGGCGATCTCGCGGTTCATGACGACCCTCACCGAGGTCGGTCTCGGCTACGTCCGTCTCGGGCAGCCGGCGACGACGCTGTCGGGGGGCGAGGCCCAGCGGGTGAAGCTCGCCTCGGAGCTGCAGAAGCGCTCCAACGGCCGGACGATCTACGTCCTCGACGAACCCACCACGGGTCTGCACTTCGAGGACATCCGCCGTCTGCTCGGTGTCGTGCAGGGTCTCGTCGACAAGGGCAACAGCGTCCTGGTCATCGAGCACAACCTCGACGTCATCAAGTCCGCCGACTGGCTGGTGGACATGGGCCCCGAGGGCGGCAACGGCGGCGGCAAGGTCGTGGCCGAGGGCACTCCCGAGGACGTCGCGGCGAACCCGGACAGCTACACCGGCCAGTTCCTCGCCGAGGTGCTCAAGACCCCGACGGCAGCGACCACGACGTCGCGTCGGCGAGCCCGCGTGAGCTGA
- a CDS encoding methyl-accepting chemotaxis protein, with translation MSSTTAAPRRSTSLATRVALLAVTGLVGVAAVGTIGLVGSAGQDSARTTLVRAERAATLAETVDAQQAALRADVLVSVVAANAADRQAAMSALGDDAVALRAALRELAAAGNPQTRAAAEQLLTESEQLVTLGQRVVSLANHDVTDPGQVAAREAVPAFTAQATKVAAALPQIREQASTARAGAITAADGARRKAQLLTLVTAAVVAALLAVVALTVVTSLRRRLRATVTVLEALADGRLDQRGEVGRHDEIGRMTLALNTALDRMSGLLSQVARSSDELTASAADLTGVSGDLRDRAAGTASQADAGSAASEEISVTIRSVADSSAEMEQAIAQIAAATTEASQVAHDAVAASGDAARTVQGLARSSAEIGDIVKVITSIAEQTNLLALNATIEAARAGEYGKGFAVVASEVKELATESARTSETIVAKIAAAQQDAAAASVAIGRIDEVVERISAIQSTIASAVEEQTATTREMVRNVEEIAAGSSDVTRSITGMAQDVNRTTGDAQRTADAAEQVARSAARLDEAVRSFQV, from the coding sequence ATGTCCAGCACGACCGCCGCCCCCCGCCGTTCGACGAGTCTCGCCACCCGGGTCGCGCTGCTCGCGGTCACCGGCCTGGTGGGTGTCGCTGCCGTGGGCACCATCGGCCTCGTCGGTTCGGCGGGCCAGGACTCCGCCCGGACCACGCTGGTGCGGGCCGAGCGGGCCGCCACCCTGGCCGAGACCGTCGACGCGCAGCAGGCCGCCCTGCGCGCGGACGTGCTGGTGTCGGTGGTGGCCGCGAACGCCGCCGACCGGCAGGCGGCGATGTCCGCGCTGGGCGACGACGCCGTCGCGCTCCGGGCCGCGTTGCGCGAGCTGGCCGCGGCGGGCAACCCGCAGACGCGCGCAGCCGCCGAGCAGCTGCTGACCGAGTCCGAGCAGCTCGTCACGCTGGGCCAGCGGGTCGTCTCCCTCGCCAACCACGACGTCACCGACCCCGGTCAGGTCGCGGCCCGCGAGGCCGTGCCCGCGTTCACCGCGCAGGCCACGAAGGTCGCCGCGGCACTGCCGCAGATCCGCGAGCAGGCGTCCACCGCCCGCGCCGGGGCCATCACCGCGGCGGACGGCGCCCGGCGCAAGGCGCAGCTGCTGACGCTGGTCACGGCCGCCGTCGTCGCCGCTCTGCTGGCGGTGGTCGCGCTCACGGTCGTGACGTCGTTGCGCCGTCGGTTGCGCGCGACGGTGACGGTGCTGGAAGCGCTGGCCGACGGGCGCCTGGACCAGCGCGGCGAGGTGGGTCGTCACGACGAGATCGGGCGGATGACCCTGGCGTTGAACACCGCCCTGGACCGGATGTCGGGCCTGCTGTCCCAGGTCGCGCGCTCCAGCGACGAGCTGACGGCGTCCGCGGCGGACCTGACCGGCGTCTCCGGTGACCTGCGCGACCGGGCCGCGGGGACGGCGTCCCAGGCCGACGCGGGATCGGCGGCGTCGGAGGAGATCTCGGTGACGATCCGTTCCGTCGCCGACTCCAGCGCGGAGATGGAACAGGCCATCGCCCAGATCGCGGCGGCGACCACGGAGGCCAGCCAGGTCGCCCACGACGCCGTCGCGGCGTCCGGGGACGCGGCCCGCACGGTCCAGGGCCTGGCCCGGTCGTCGGCGGAGATCGGCGACATCGTGAAGGTCATCACCTCCATCGCCGAGCAGACGAACCTGCTGGCCCTGAACGCGACCATCGAGGCCGCTCGCGCCGGGGAGTACGGCAAGGGGTTCGCCGTCGTCGCCAGCGAGGTGAAGGAGCTCGCCACCGAGTCGGCGCGCACGTCGGAGACGATCGTCGCGAAGATCGCTGCGGCGCAGCAGGACGCGGCTGCGGCCAGCGTCGCGATCGGGCGCATCGATGAGGTCGTGGAACGCATCAGCGCGATCCAGTCGACGATCGCGAGCGCCGTGGAGGAGCAGACCGCGACGACGCGGGAGATGGTCCGCAACGTCGAGGAGATCGCGGCCGGGTCCAGCGACGTCACCCGGTCCATCACGGGGATGGCGCAGGACGTGAACCGCACGACGGGTGATGCCCAGCGCACGGCGGACGCGGCCGAGCAGGTCGCACGCTCGGCCGCCCGCCTCGACGAGGCGGTCCGCAGCTTCCAAGTCTGA